Within Sebastes fasciatus isolate fSebFas1 chromosome 19, fSebFas1.pri, whole genome shotgun sequence, the genomic segment AAAGCAACAAAATCCACAACAAATCTGCCTCTAAATCTCTCTGATTAACACAATCTCCTGTGTTcatccaaaaacaaacaaatcaccgTTATACAGAGTTAAGACAGATTTAACATATAAGAGGTGTGCTGGAGCAACTTACAGAAATGATTTAAAGTCACTTCTAGAAGATCTGGAAAATAATACTCTTCATCAATAAGTTTGCTTTTAAATGTACGATGTTTTACTTACAGTaagaagtagtagtagaaaatcaaacctgtttaTGTATCTGAACTGGGTTTTGTCTATATTCTCTCTTATCTggatattttgtatattttgtatatttttttactgcatCTTAACTGTATATGTTGTATATGTTGTATACTCTCTTACAGTGTGTGACAGTCTGTGTAtggtgtatttatttgtgtgtgtactgtacatgtgtatTGAGCGTACCTCAGCGTAGAGTGGCGGCGGCAGATATCTGAACTCTGTGATGTACGTCAGCAGAGATCCCCGGTCGGACCGATCACAGCCGTGCAGACAGTCCCGTCTGTGAGACTCTGATATGGCGAGGTCGCTGTAACTCGGCGGAGCTGCAACAGACAAGCGAGCGTTAGAGATCCTCGCGTAgcgtagcttagcttagcataaagaatggAAACGGGTGGAAACAGTTAGCCTAACATGTTTGTTTATACTTATattaggagagaagagaagatagATATagaaaaggaaatgaaaaaaataaataattaaaaataaaataaaaatgagggataaagttagaaaatagaaataaaagaataaaaaaatagaataggaataattataaacaaaaacaaaaaaaatagaaaaaaataaatagggaaaaaataaaataaaataaaaaaataaataaaaatgagataaagttagaaaatagaaataaaaaaaaaaatagaataggaataataataaacaaaaataaatttgaaaaaaatagagaagagaaaaaaaaaaaaatgagagatgAAGTTAGAAactagaaataaaagaataaaaaaatagaataaaatatataaaaaataaatagagaaaactAAATagggacaaaataaaataaaataaaataaaatgttagagATCCTCGTGTAGCGGGTGATCTCATGTTCCTCCTACCCTCGGGTCTCTCCGACAGGCCCAGCCAGCTCAAAGTGCTGcagttgctgctgatgctgGAGGTGCGGGTGGTGCAGGCGTGCAGCGGTATGGTCCCTATCACCAACGGCAACGAGAGAGACAAATTCAACCCGCCGGGAACGTCCACGTACACCTGCAGGcagaaaaaacatgaaacaggGAAGAACATTTTGGTCTCAGTGGGAGCCAGTTGGACCGGTTCATATCGGAGTATTTTCATATACACATGACCTGAAGTGAATTATACACAACCTGTCACACTCTGTACTCTGTACCGTATAACTGTACCATAACACTTTAACAGCTCCTTCCTGATCCATCTGCACCTATATTACcctcctaataataataataataattataataataataataataataattataataattataataataataattataataataataataataataatatcacacTTTGGGACTCTAAGCAACACTGCTGCCTAAAaatatagttgttttttttattgttcctgtttatttatttaacaaagtTGTAGGTTGTAGTTTTTAGGGTGTTATGAGCTAATTATTAGTAGTTTTTCTTGCATtacttatttgttatttttatgcaGGTTATCAGTTATTAttagttttaatgtgtttttagctagttattagtttttattgtgtttttagaaGGTTATCAGTAGTTTAATAGCTATTAATATTAGTTTTTAGAATGATTTTAGTAGGTTATTAGGAggtttttattagtttttagtgtgtttttaacAGGTTATTAGTAAGTTTATAGCTGTTATTAttagttttaatgtgttttttgctaGTTATTGGtcggttattagcaaattattattagtttgtttgtttttagctgttattattagttttagtGTGCTTTTAGCTGTTACTGTTAGTTTTTAGAGTGTTTTTAGAAGGTTATTAGGaggtttttattgttttttattgtgttttaacaGGTTATCAGTAGGTTATTAGCTGTTATTATTAgttttgaatatgtttttgaatgttattttagtttttagaatgtttttattAGGTTATTAGGAggtttttattagtttttagtgtgtttttagCAGATTATTGGTAGGTTATTAGCAAgttattattagtttttttgtttttagccaGCTGTTATTAGTTTTTAGAGTGTTTTTAGTAGGTTATTAGCAAGTTGTTATTAGTTTTTAGAGTGTATTAGCaggttattattaatttttagtgtgtttttagaAGGTTATTAGTATACagtttttggtcatttttactgtgttactttattgttatttttattatgaaaaCGGTTTTAAATTTGAGCCCGGTAGATTAATATTATAACGTGGGGCTCCATAGTTTAACTGAGTAGTGAGTTTGAATGCAGTAcgtttacttgtaacagagtatttgtttTACAGTGTGATACTTTCACTAcagtaaaggatcagagtacttctggTCTACACATGGTGGCTCTCAGGACTCACCACCAGGGCGTACTCCACTCTGATGATGGGACAGTCCAGGATGGAGGGCGACACCGGGGGGATCTTCAGCAGCTTGCCCTCCCAGCTCTGACTCTTCCCCTGCAGCAGAGGGTCTCCTCTCAGATTGGACACCAGCTGCTGGATCTGCTTGCCCTTGCCCTTGGCGAAGAAGGTCTGGGTCTGGTACAGGGCGGCCTTGGGCACCACGACCCGGGACGAACAGTTCTCCACCTCGGCGAAGATTTGGATCGACTCGCCTTGGAGAGAAGGGAGAAGAGATCAGTCTGTCGGACTGAGAGAGAAGTGGAATAAGTGAAGAGTCTCGGgagtaaagaagaagaagaagagttggaggaggaggagtgaggaggaggaggaggaggaggaggaggaggaggaggagtgaggaggaggaggagggaggaggaggaggcggaggaggaggaggaggaggaggaggaggaggagtgaggaggaggaggagggaggaggaggaggaggaggaggaggaggattgaggaggaggaggaggagtgaggaggaggaggatgaggaggaggaggaggaggcggaggagtgaggaggcggaggaggaggaggagtgaggaggaggaggcggaggagggaggaggaggaggaggaggaggaggaggaggaggaggaggaggaggagtgaggaggaggaggaggaggaggaggaggattgaggaggaggaggaggaggaggaggaggcggaggagtgaggaggaggaggcggaggaggaggaggaggaggaggagtgaggaggaggaggaggaggaggaggaggcggaggagtgaggaggcggaggaggaggaggaggaggaggagttaggaggaggaggagtgaggaggaggaggcggaggaggaggaggaggaggcggaggagtgaggaggaggaggcggaggaggaggaggagtgaggaggaggaggaggaggaggaggaggaggaggaggaggcggaggaggaggaggaggagtgaggagtgaggaggaggaggaggaggagtgaggaggaggaggaggaagaggaggaggagtgaggaggaggaggaggaggcggaggaggaggaggagtggctCACCTGGTGTGTAGCCCTTTCGCTCGATCTTGGCGCTGAGGGAGATCGGACCTGAAGCACAGAACCAGCAGCACAGCGTCTTCTCCTTTGTACCAGCCTGAGGGGCCTGAAGCACAAAACCACCGACAACGTCACAACAGCTCCCGCCTTCTTAAAGACACATTATGAGAAATaagctcattcacacacacaagccggttagcttagcttagcataatgactggaaacggggggaaacagctagcctgacatgtttgtttatacttatattaggagagaagagaagagaaatatAGAGGAggaattgaaaataaataaataaataaataaaaatcagaattaaaagaatacaaaatagaataataataaacaaaaataaataaaaaataaatcgggaaaaacataaaataaaataaaaatgagagaCAGAGTTAAAAAAtagagataaaagaataaaacaaatagagtaggaaaaataatagaaaaaaataaatcaataaaaactaaatagggaaaaattaaataaaaataaaatgaaaatgagagataaagttagaaaatagaaataaaagaataaaaaaatagaataggaaaaataataaacaaaaatcaataaaaaccaAATAGgggaaaaataaaatcaaatataattaaaaaaagagagataaagttagaatatagaaataaaagaataaaagaaatagaataagaaaaataataaacaaaaaactaaa encodes:
- the LOC141757700 gene encoding arrestin domain-containing protein 3-like, giving the protein MVLGKVKALSVYFDFDSLNENNLPAFSGGDLVTGRVVVEVSGAVRAKSLHITARGVAKVRWTESRNAGANTAYTQNYTEEVEYLHHQDTLIGEETDEECPEEGLTVLHAGLHEFAFSFNLPQMALATSFEGKHGSVRYWVKAELHRPWLLPVKVKKEFIVFEHIDINTPLLLAPQAGTKEKTLCCWFCASGPISLSAKIERKGYTPGESIQIFAEVENCSSRVVVPKAALYQTQTFFAKGKGKQIQQLVSNLRGDPLLQGKSQSWEGKLLKIPPVSPSILDCPIIRVEYALVVYVDVPGGLNLSLSLPLVIGTIPLHACTTRTSSISSNCSTLSWLGLSERPEAPPSYSDLAISESHRRDCLHGCDRSDRGSLLTYITEFRYLPPPLYAEVDPYPDPVEVCGAADVRRLDTCPSR